From one bacterium genomic stretch:
- a CDS encoding protein kinase, translated as MTLEAGSRLDQYEILSPLGAGGMGEVYRARDTRLGRDVAIKVLPERLAVDSEALGRFEREAKALAALSHPNILAIFDFGTHNEITYAVMELLEGETLRKRIGRSQISWNKLIEIGTAIAEGLAAAHSRGIIHRDLKPENIFLTATGGVKILDFGLARLDQSTHPEGESRMATVSGTQPGTVLGTVGYMSPEQVRGLSLDTRTDIFSFGCILYEMATRKCPFTRNTAADTMAAILNHDPPELSATGADIPPELDRLILHCLEKDPENRFQSARDLTFDLKEIASGVRLTKPLKRPEEKHSPIGKVVIAAFVLCFVLAGLWWFTRMSGTSDSGLKIPVAVADFINETGEKELDGLSGMLITSLEQSRKLSVMTRSRMLDVLKQMGQGNSEKIDEHLGREICKRSNVNALILASIRKFDQLYTIDLKVLDPEKNEYLFTTKQQGTGKASVPEMIDKLSEETRSGLKEKAVEIQASSRKVQEVTTSDLQAYQHFFKGEEFINKLQFKEAEAEFDKAIAIDSN; from the coding sequence ATGACTTTGGAAGCCGGTAGCCGTTTGGACCAGTACGAAATTCTATCGCCGCTTGGAGCTGGGGGAATGGGTGAGGTTTATCGTGCGCGCGATACGCGTCTTGGGCGGGACGTTGCCATTAAGGTTTTGCCGGAACGGCTTGCGGTGGATTCTGAAGCGCTGGGAAGATTTGAACGGGAAGCAAAAGCTCTCGCCGCTCTCTCCCATCCAAACATTCTCGCCATTTTCGATTTCGGCACACACAACGAAATCACTTACGCTGTCATGGAACTTCTGGAAGGAGAAACGCTTCGAAAGCGGATCGGTCGCTCACAAATCTCATGGAACAAGCTGATAGAAATCGGAACAGCGATCGCAGAAGGTCTTGCGGCCGCTCATTCACGCGGAATCATCCACCGCGATCTGAAACCCGAAAATATATTTTTGACCGCAACCGGTGGCGTCAAGATTCTGGATTTCGGTCTCGCGCGGCTTGATCAATCGACGCATCCGGAGGGGGAAAGCCGCATGGCCACAGTGTCCGGCACACAACCGGGAACAGTTCTCGGCACCGTCGGCTATATGTCTCCTGAACAAGTTCGCGGTCTATCTCTGGATACTCGCACCGACATTTTCTCCTTCGGCTGCATCCTTTATGAGATGGCAACGAGGAAGTGCCCTTTCACAAGAAATACAGCCGCCGATACGATGGCTGCGATCCTGAATCATGATCCCCCCGAACTATCTGCCACCGGCGCTGACATTCCTCCGGAGCTGGATCGATTGATTTTGCATTGTCTGGAGAAGGATCCTGAAAACCGCTTTCAATCGGCTCGCGATCTGACTTTTGATTTGAAAGAAATAGCGAGTGGTGTGCGGCTGACGAAGCCGCTAAAAAGACCTGAAGAAAAACACTCTCCTATTGGAAAGGTGGTAATCGCAGCTTTTGTGCTCTGTTTTGTGTTGGCGGGTTTATGGTGGTTCACGCGAATGAGTGGCACGTCCGACTCCGGCCTAAAAATTCCCGTCGCTGTGGCAGACTTCATCAACGAAACCGGTGAAAAAGAGTTAGACGGATTATCCGGCATGTTGATCACATCACTCGAACAGTCACGAAAACTTTCCGTGATGACGCGCTCCCGAATGCTCGATGTTCTCAAACAAATGGGACAGGGGAATTCGGAGAAAATCGATGAGCATCTCGGACGTGAAATTTGTAAACGCTCGAATGTGAATGCTCTCATTCTTGCATCGATCCGTAAGTTTGATCAGTTGTACACGATCGATCTTAAGGTCCTGGACCCGGAAAAGAATGAATATCTGTTTACAACCAAACAACAGGGAACTGGAAAAGCAAGCGTGCCTGAAATGATCGATAAGTTGTCTGAAGAAACGAGAAGTGGACTTAAAGAAAAGGCGGTAGAGATCCAGGCTTCCAGCCGAAAAGTTCAAGAAGTAACAACTTCTGATTTGCAGGCCTATCAGCATTTTTTCAAAGGCGAAGAATTTATAAACAAGCTGCAATTTAAGGAAGCAGAAGCAGAATTTGATAAAGCGATCGCCATCGATTCGAACTT